Genomic segment of Streptomyces longhuiensis:
CTTTGCGCGTTTGATGTTGATCGCGGCTGCCGGTAAGGTCACGCTCTTCGCCGGTGTCGGCCGCGCGGAGTTCCCTGGTAGGCCACGGCATGCCCGAAGCTCTCGTGCTCGACCCGTACGCGATGTGGCGCGACGCCCTCGCCGAAGTGGACGGCGCCTTCACCACGCCACCCGCGCTCGACCGTCCCGTCTGGGGCTGTACGCACTGCACCCCCGAGTCCGAGCTGCGCCTGCTCGGAGGCGACCCGGCCCTGGTGTCGGACGACCTCCTCGGCCACTTCATACGCGAGGTGGCGAGCCACTGGGCGGAGGACCAGTACCCCGTCCTGTGGCGCCGCTTCATCCCCCGAGCGCTGCGCCTGTGGGGCCCGGACGGGGACGGCGCCGACCCGTCGTACGAGATAGGACGCCTCGGAAGCGGAGGCGCCCGCCTCGCGGACTGGCCCGTGGCCGAGCGCGCCGCGGTCGAGGGTGCCTTCCGGGCGCTGCTGACCGTCGCGGTGACCAGCGGCCGCCCCCATGACTGGTGCACCGAACTGATCGAGGGGATCGCCCATGCGACGGGGGGCCTGGACCCCTGGCTGGACCACATACACGGCCTCGCCGGCCCCGAAGCCGACGCCGGAGTGGTGCGCCTCGCGAGGGGCTGGGCCCTCGAACTCCTCTGGGGCGAGATGGACTTCATCTGGTGGTACGACGGCGATCCGCAGCACATCGCCCGCTGGCTCCCCAGCCTGCGCCCCCGCATCGAGGCGTTCGCCGCGCGGCACCCCCGCTGCAAGAACGCGTCCGACGCGCTGATCGGTCTCGACGCGCTTGAGGCCGGTGCCAGTAGCCCGTGGCTCTACCCTGTCGGAGGCCTCAAGCTGCTCGACCGGGACTGAGCTCAGGCGCCGCCGGCCAGGAACGCGGTCCAGGCGTCCGGGGTGACGGTGAAGTGGGGGTCTTCGGGGTTCTTGGAGTCGCGGATGTGGATGGCGGCGGGGTGGGTGGCTACCTCGCCGCCCTCGCTGCCGCTGTAAGTCGCCTTGCGCCAGTCGTAGGCGACTTCGAGGCACTGGCCGCCTTCGTCGCCGCTGTAGCTCGACTTGAACCAGTTCAGTGCGGTGCTCATTGCTCTCGCGACGGCGAGAGTCCCACCCATGTCACCGCAACCGCAGGAGGAACACGTGACGCAGCAGTTGCTGAGGGTCCAGAACTTCAACGTCTCCAGTGACGGGTTCGGCGCGGGCGAGGGGCAGAGCCTGGAGCGGCCCTTCGGGCACGCCGATCCGGGGGAGATGTTCGCGTGGTGCGGTGCCACGGCGAGTTGGCCCAACCGCACCGACCCCGGCGGCAGCCGGGGCCTGGACGACTACCTCACCCGCGATTTCCATCACAACATCGGCGCCGAGATCATGGGCCGAGGCAAGTTCGGGCCGCAGAAGGGGCCTTGGGAGAACCTGGAGTGGCAGGGCTGGTGGGGCGACGAACCGCCGTTCCACACGCCGGTGTTCGTCATGACCCACCACCTCCGGCCCTCGATCTGCCTCTCCGACACCACGTTCCACTTCGTGGACGGCGACCCCGTCACCGTCCTCGCCCAGGCGAAGGAAGTGGCCCAGGGCAAGGACGTCCGGCTCGGCGGCGGGGCGAACGCAATCCGCCAGTTCCTCGGCGCCGGCCTCGTCGACACCCTGCACGTGGCGGTCTCGCCAGTGAAACTCGGGTCGGGCTCGCGGCTGTGGGAATCGCCCGACGAGCTGCGTGACCGGTTCCACGTGGACGTCGTGCCCAGCCCGGGCGGCAGCGTGACGCACCACCTTTTCTGGCGGAAATGAGGGGAAGCAATACGGGACCAGGCGGGCGTGAACTCCTCACGCCCGCCTTCCATTTCACCCGTTCAGCCGCCCGGCGTCAGCTCCGGTACCGGAAGATGATCCGGCCGCGCGTCAGGTCGTACGGGCTGACCTCCACGAGCACCCGGTCGAACGGCAGGATCTTGATGTAGTTCTTCCGGATCTTGCCGCTGATGTGCGCGAGCACCTTGTGCCCGCTCTTCAGTTCCACCTGGAAGGTGGCGTTGCGCAGGCACTCGACGACCGTGCCCTCGATCTCGATACCGCGATTCGTCTTCGTCATCGGTGAAGTACGACCTCCACATTGCTGCCGGCGTGCTCGGCGCCGATCGTGTCGAAGAGGGTCGTGGCGGCCCTGTTGCGTTCGCCGACTTCCGCCGAAGCCGTCCGGACCCCGGACCGGTGCAGGGAGCCGAGCACTTCGGCGAGGAGCGCCCGCGCGATGCCGCGCCGCTGCCGGTCGGCCCGGACCGCGATGAGGCCGATCCGTGGCTGACGCGGCACTGGCGCCACCCGGAGCAGTCCCACGTACTCGCCGGACTCCACCTCCATGGCCACCGCGTACTTCGTCGGGTCCACCACGGCCGCGTCGTCCAGGCGTGGCAGCACCTCCGCCGGCATCTCCTGCCATCCGACGGAGGCCTCGACCTCGTCCCGGATCGCGCGGTCGAGTGCGCGCAGGGGGTCCTTCTCCGCCTCGCCGAGGGGGAGGATCGTCACGCCCGACGGCGGCTGCGCCGAGCCGAGTCCGGTGACCTGTGGGTCGGTGGGCAGGAAATACACCCACTCGCGGCGCCGGATCGTGAAACCGGCGCGCTCCCACCGGGACCTGAGGTCCACGTCGGCCTCGTCGACCATCGTGTACAGGGGCCTCGGCAGGTCCGCGAGCATGGCATCGGCGAGCAGGCCGAACGCCGAGTCGTGCCAGGAGTCGATGCTGAGGAAGAGTCGTCCGTCGAGCCGCGGCCAGGCCTCACCGCGACCGACCACCTGGTCGTCCTCGAGTGCGTGCCACTGCGTGTCGGCGACGCGTGTGATCACTGTTGTATCCATAGGTCTCTGCCTTTCGGGAGTGCCTTGTCCAGGCGCTCCCGGGCGACCTATGTCAGCCGACCGACCGTGGGGGACGAGAGGAGCACCCACATACGTACTGCGTTCATGGGTCTCACCTCCTCGGGCTGCGTCACGGTTCGGGCCAGACATTAGGCGAGCTCACGTTGGGGTGTCCACGGAATTAAAACGGCAGCGCCGCTGAGCTGTAAGGCTCAGCGGCGCTGCCCGGCGTACGGGGCTAGCCCAGCAGCTCCACCTCCGCCACCGTCGCCGCCCCACCGGTGAACACCAGCCGGTAGTGCTTGTACGTGCCCGGCTTGCTCACCGAGAACGCCCGCGTCTGCTTGTCCCAGGAGAAGGACTCGCCGGACCGCTGGTCCAGCGTCTTCCACGACGAGCCGTCGGCCGAGGCCTCCAGCTTCCAGCCAGCCGGGGCCTTCGCCTTGTCGTCCGACGTCAGCGTGTACTGCACGGCCTTCGCGCCGTCCGTGCCGACGGGCAGCTCCACCGACTCCGAACTCGCGCTCGTCGCCGAGGAGTTGTCGAACAGCGGACCAGAACCCGTGATGGCGTCCTTGCGCGGCGACGGCACCTTGTCGTCCTGCGTGATGGAGACCGGCGCCGCGTTCTTGCCGGTGCCCCACTTCGACGGCTTCGGGCCCATCGCGAACTCCAGGACCCCGCCCTTCGCGACGACCGAGTGCGGCAGCGACGTCGACGTCCAGTTCTTGCCGTTGACCTTCAGCCCCTGCACGTAGATGTTCTTCGCGCTGTTCTTGGGAGCCTTGACGACGAGGTCCTTGCCGTTCTCCAGGTGCAGCGTCATCTTCGTGAACTGCGGGGAGCCGATGGCGTATTCACCGCTGCCCATGACCAGCGGGTAGAAGCCGAGCGAGGAGAAGAGGTACCAGGCCGACTGCTCGCCGTTGTCCTCGTCGCCGTGGTAGCCCTGGCCGATCTCGCTGCCCGTGTAGAGCCGCGACATGACCTCGCGGACCTTCTCCTGCGTCTTGTACGGCTGGCCCGCCGCGTCGTACATGTACGTGATGTGGTGCCCCACCTGGTTGGAGTGGCCGTACATGCCCATCCGGACGTCACGCGCCTCCGTCATCTCGTGGATGACTCCGCCGTACGAGCCCGCGACCTCGTTCGTCGCCGTCTCCGGGGTGGCGAAGAACGTGTCGAGCTTCTTGGCGAGACCGTCGCGGCCGCCGTAGAGGTTGGCGAGCCCGCGCGAGTCCTGCGGGGCGGTGAAGGCGTAGCCCCAGGCGTTGGTCTCCGTGTAGTCGTAGCCCCAGATGCGCGGGTCGAACTTCGACGACTCGACGCGCCAGTCGCCCTTCTCGCTCTTGCCCTGGAAGAAGCCCGCCTTCGGGTCGAACATGTTCACGTAGTCGCGGGCCCGGTTGAGGAAGTACTCCGACTCCTCCTTGTAGTGCTTCTCGCCGGTCTTCTTGTAGAGGGCCTGGCCCATCTGCGCGATGCCGTAGTCGTTGAGGTAGCCCTCGAGCGCCCAGGACAGACCCTCGTGGGTGTCCGTGCTCGTGTAGCCGAGGAACGGCGAGGTCTGCATTCCCTTGCGGCCCACGCCGGCCGCGGGCGGCACTACGCTCGCGTTCTTCAGAGCCGCCTTGTACGCGGCCTCCGCGTCGAACTTGACGCCCTTGACGTACGCGTCGGCGAACGCGACGTCCGACGACGTGCCGGTCATCAGGTCCGCGTAACCCGGCGAGGACCAGCGCGAGATCCAGCCGCCGTCCTTGTACTGCTGCACGAACCCGTCGACGAGCTCGCCCGCCTTCTTCGGCGTCAGGAGCGAGTACGCGGGCCAGGTCGTGCGGTAGGTGTCCCAGAAGCCGTTGTTGACGTACGGCTTGCCGTCGACGATCTTCGCGCCGGTGTGGGTCGGGGTGTCCGGACCCGGCATCGGCGAGAACGGCGAGGCGTACTGGTACTTCGAACCGACCTTCTCGAAGCCGGAGTTGGGGTACAGGTACAGCCGGTACAGGGACGAGTAGAGGGTGGTGCGCTGGTCGGCCGTGGCGCCCTCCACCTCGACCTTGTCGAGGAGCTTGTCCCACTGCGCGCGGGCGCTGTCCCGCACGGAGGAGAACGACGACCCGGACGGCAGCTCCTGCGCGAGGTTCGCCTTGGCCTGGTCGATGCCGATCAGGGACGTCGCGAGGCGCAGGGTGACCGCCTTGTCGGCGCCCGGCTTGAAGCGGAGGTAGCCCTTGGGGCCGGTGGAGTCGCCGCCGGTGACCGGGGTGTCGAAGACGCCGTAGACGAAGAGCCGGGTCGCGCCCGCGGAGAGCCCGGACTTCACGTCCGAGTAGCCGGTGACGATGCCCTTGTCCTTGTCGAGCGTGAGGCCCGCCTGGTCGGAGACGTTGTCGAAGATCACGCTCGCGTCGTCACCGGGGTAGGTGAACCGCAGCATCGCCGCGTGGTCGGTCGGCGTCATCTCGGCCTTGAGGCCGTTCTCGAAGCGCACCCCGTAGTAATAGGGGCGGGCCGTCTCGTTCTCGTGCTTGAACGGCAGCGCGCGGCCGGTGCGGGAGGTGTCCGGGGTGCCGGACGCCGCCGACGGCATCATCTGGAACGTCTGCCGGTCGCCCATCCAGGGGCTCGGCTCATGGCTGGCGCTGAACGCCTCCATCGTCGGGAGGTTGTCCGCGTTGTTGTCTCGACTGTAGTCGTAGAGCCAGCTGAGCGAGCCGGCGTTGGTCACCGGCGTCCAGAAGTTGAAGCCATGGGGCACCGCGGTGGCCGGGAACGTGTTGCCACGCGAGAAGCCGCCGCTGGAGTTCGTGCCGCGCGTCGTGACCGCGTAGTCCGACAGATGCGCCTTCGGCGGCTCGGGCTTCGCGGCCTTCAACGCGATGTCGTCGACCCAGCCGCGGAACTTCGCCGGGCCCTTCGGCGAGTCGTACGCCACCAGGATCCGGTCGACGGTCTTGCCGGCCGCGACCGAGCCGATGGAGGACGCGACGGCGTTCCACTGGTTGACGTAGAGCCGCTTGGCCGCGCCCTGGCCCTGCGGCGTCAGCAGCCCGCCGTTGCTGTCGGTGGCCTTCAGGTCGCTCAGATAGGTGCCGTCGGTGAAGGCGAGGTCCACGGAGACGTTCGTGGCGTCGTAGTCGCGGTCGCCGTCCGCCATCGACGGGAAGATCTTGTACGAGAGCTCCGTGTCACGGGCGACGGCCACGTCGACGTCGAAGACCTTGTTGTACGAGTAGGCGCGCGCGTCGGCCTTGTGCGTGCCCGCGTAGCGCAGGGCCTTCTTGCCGGTGAAGCCCGCGCCGGCCTTGGCGGTGGGGGAGCCGCTGGGACCCTTGTCGACCAGGGACAGCATGTCGTCGGGCGTCGTGGGCGAGCCGGTGTCGGCGGTGGCCAGCTGCAGGTCGGCGAGCTGCGTGGCGTCGTTCGCGCCGTTGTTCTTGGTGAACTCGATCCGGAAGTGCTGGTACTCGGCCGGATTCTGGAGGTCGTACTTCTTGGTCTGGAAGCGGTCGGCGAAGCTCTCCCCGGTGCGGGTGTCGAGCGTCGTCCACTCCTTGCCGTCGGTGGAGCCCTTGAGGGTCCAGTCCTTCGGGTCGCGCTCGGCGTGGTCGTTGGCCGACGTCAGGGCGTACGTCGTGATCTTGGCCGGCGCGTCCAGGTCGTACTCGACCCAGGCCGTGGGCTCGAAGGAGAGCCACTTGGTGCTCGACTCCCCGTCGAGGAGGTTCTCCTTGGTCTCACCGCCGCCCGCGTTCTCGTCGCTGGCGCGGACGTCCGTGACGTGGCTGTTGACATTGCCCGGCAGCCCGCCGCTGTCACCGCCGTCGACACCGGACGACCGCTTCGTCCCGTCTGCGGTGGTATCCACGGTGTTCAGCCAGGTCGGCGCGGGATCGCCCGTTTCGAACGAGGAGCTGAACTCGCGGTCGGCGTGCGGCTGTTGGCCGGGCGACGCGGCGGACGCTCCCTGGCCGGCGGCGACGAGCGCGAGTGAGGCCGC
This window contains:
- a CDS encoding DUF397 domain-containing protein, translating into MSTALNWFKSSYSGDEGGQCLEVAYDWRKATYSGSEGGEVATHPAAIHIRDSKNPEDPHFTVTPDAWTAFLAGGA
- a CDS encoding dihydrofolate reductase family protein, yielding MSPQPQEEHVTQQLLRVQNFNVSSDGFGAGEGQSLERPFGHADPGEMFAWCGATASWPNRTDPGGSRGLDDYLTRDFHHNIGAEIMGRGKFGPQKGPWENLEWQGWWGDEPPFHTPVFVMTHHLRPSICLSDTTFHFVDGDPVTVLAQAKEVAQGKDVRLGGGANAIRQFLGAGLVDTLHVAVSPVKLGSGSRLWESPDELRDRFHVDVVPSPGGSVTHHLFWRK
- the infA gene encoding translation initiation factor IF-1; translated protein: MTKTNRGIEIEGTVVECLRNATFQVELKSGHKVLAHISGKIRKNYIKILPFDRVLVEVSPYDLTRGRIIFRYRS
- a CDS encoding GNAT family N-acetyltransferase yields the protein MDTTVITRVADTQWHALEDDQVVGRGEAWPRLDGRLFLSIDSWHDSAFGLLADAMLADLPRPLYTMVDEADVDLRSRWERAGFTIRRREWVYFLPTDPQVTGLGSAQPPSGVTILPLGEAEKDPLRALDRAIRDEVEASVGWQEMPAEVLPRLDDAAVVDPTKYAVAMEVESGEYVGLLRVAPVPRQPRIGLIAVRADRQRRGIARALLAEVLGSLHRSGVRTASAEVGERNRAATTLFDTIGAEHAGSNVEVVLHR
- a CDS encoding GH92 family glycosyl hydrolase, translated to MHGRSRHRLTTTAALGAASLALVAAGQGASAASPGQQPHADREFSSSFETGDPAPTWLNTVDTTADGTKRSSGVDGGDSGGLPGNVNSHVTDVRASDENAGGGETKENLLDGESSTKWLSFEPTAWVEYDLDAPAKITTYALTSANDHAERDPKDWTLKGSTDGKEWTTLDTRTGESFADRFQTKKYDLQNPAEYQHFRIEFTKNNGANDATQLADLQLATADTGSPTTPDDMLSLVDKGPSGSPTAKAGAGFTGKKALRYAGTHKADARAYSYNKVFDVDVAVARDTELSYKIFPSMADGDRDYDATNVSVDLAFTDGTYLSDLKATDSNGGLLTPQGQGAAKRLYVNQWNAVASSIGSVAAGKTVDRILVAYDSPKGPAKFRGWVDDIALKAAKPEPPKAHLSDYAVTTRGTNSSGGFSRGNTFPATAVPHGFNFWTPVTNAGSLSWLYDYSRDNNADNLPTMEAFSASHEPSPWMGDRQTFQMMPSAASGTPDTSRTGRALPFKHENETARPYYYGVRFENGLKAEMTPTDHAAMLRFTYPGDDASVIFDNVSDQAGLTLDKDKGIVTGYSDVKSGLSAGATRLFVYGVFDTPVTGGDSTGPKGYLRFKPGADKAVTLRLATSLIGIDQAKANLAQELPSGSSFSSVRDSARAQWDKLLDKVEVEGATADQRTTLYSSLYRLYLYPNSGFEKVGSKYQYASPFSPMPGPDTPTHTGAKIVDGKPYVNNGFWDTYRTTWPAYSLLTPKKAGELVDGFVQQYKDGGWISRWSSPGYADLMTGTSSDVAFADAYVKGVKFDAEAAYKAALKNASVVPPAAGVGRKGMQTSPFLGYTSTDTHEGLSWALEGYLNDYGIAQMGQALYKKTGEKHYKEESEYFLNRARDYVNMFDPKAGFFQGKSEKGDWRVESSKFDPRIWGYDYTETNAWGYAFTAPQDSRGLANLYGGRDGLAKKLDTFFATPETATNEVAGSYGGVIHEMTEARDVRMGMYGHSNQVGHHITYMYDAAGQPYKTQEKVREVMSRLYTGSEIGQGYHGDEDNGEQSAWYLFSSLGFYPLVMGSGEYAIGSPQFTKMTLHLENGKDLVVKAPKNSAKNIYVQGLKVNGKNWTSTSLPHSVVAKGGVLEFAMGPKPSKWGTGKNAAPVSITQDDKVPSPRKDAITGSGPLFDNSSATSASSESVELPVGTDGAKAVQYTLTSDDKAKAPAGWKLEASADGSSWKTLDQRSGESFSWDKQTRAFSVSKPGTYKHYRLVFTGGAATVAEVELLG